In a genomic window of Allomeiothermus silvanus DSM 9946:
- a CDS encoding ABC transporter ATP-binding protein, translating into MAKIRLEHVYKRYGSKVTAVKDFNLETEDGEFVVFVGPSGCGKTTTLRMIAGLEEISDGKIYIGERLVNDVPPKDRDIAMVFQNYALYPHMNVYDNMAFGLRLRKVPKNDIDQRVKEAARILKIEHLLQRKPRELSGGQRQRVAMGRAIVREPKVFLMDEPLSNLDAKLRVEMRAEIAKLTRRLGVTTVYVTHDQVEAMTLGHRIVVMKDGEIMQVDTPLNLYDFPANKFVAGFIGSPSMNFIRAKVEGAGDAVYLTGPSFRVRTNPHLAAPLKAYSGKEVWLGIRPEHLGLKGWTAIPEAENIIKGTIEVVEPLGADSEIHVDVGGTVITAKVDGHAPVRPGDTVELLVDTGRTHTFDVDTEKSIGRSTTVQTRDQARA; encoded by the coding sequence ATGGCGAAGATTCGACTGGAGCACGTGTATAAACGCTATGGCAGCAAGGTTACGGCGGTTAAGGATTTCAACCTCGAGACCGAAGACGGCGAGTTCGTGGTGTTTGTAGGCCCCTCGGGCTGCGGCAAGACCACCACGTTGCGTATGATCGCCGGGCTCGAGGAGATCTCGGACGGCAAGATCTACATCGGGGAGCGGCTGGTGAACGACGTGCCGCCTAAAGACCGCGACATCGCCATGGTCTTCCAGAACTACGCCCTCTACCCACACATGAACGTCTATGACAACATGGCCTTCGGGCTGCGGCTGCGCAAAGTGCCCAAGAACGATATCGATCAGAGGGTCAAGGAAGCCGCCCGCATCCTCAAGATCGAGCACCTCCTACAACGCAAGCCCCGCGAACTCTCGGGTGGTCAGCGCCAGCGTGTGGCGATGGGCCGGGCCATCGTGCGCGAGCCCAAGGTCTTCCTGATGGACGAGCCGCTGTCCAACCTGGATGCCAAGCTGCGGGTGGAGATGCGCGCCGAGATCGCCAAGCTGACCCGCCGCCTAGGGGTCACCACCGTCTACGTGACCCACGACCAGGTCGAAGCTATGACCTTGGGCCACCGCATCGTGGTGATGAAAGACGGCGAGATCATGCAGGTGGACACCCCCCTCAACCTCTACGATTTCCCCGCCAACAAATTCGTGGCAGGGTTCATCGGCTCACCTTCGATGAACTTCATTCGGGCCAAGGTCGAGGGAGCCGGAGATGCTGTTTATCTCACCGGCCCGAGCTTCCGGGTGCGCACCAACCCCCACCTGGCCGCCCCGCTCAAAGCCTATAGCGGAAAAGAGGTCTGGTTGGGCATTCGCCCTGAGCACCTAGGGCTTAAGGGCTGGACAGCGATCCCCGAGGCCGAAAACATCATCAAGGGTACGATCGAAGTAGTCGAGCCCTTGGGTGCAGATAGCGAAATCCACGTGGATGTAGGCGGCACGGTGATCACCGCTAAGGTGGATGGGCACGCCCCGGTCCGCCCCGGTGACACTGTAGAACTGCTGGTAGACACCGGTCGTACCCATACCTTCGACGTGGATACCGAAAAAAGCATCGGACGCTCTACCACCGTGCAAACCCGCGATCAAGCCCGGGCTTAG
- the udk gene encoding uridine kinase produces the protein MSGFRPFVIGVAGGTGSGKSTVAQAVAAAALPNHVAVLEMDHYYKDQSDLPFEERTRVNYDHPQAFDLELYLEHVAKLVRGEVVERPQYSFVEYTRMPQTVCIEPAPVVVLEGVLVLFDERLRNYMDLKVFVDTDPDVRFIRRLERDIAERGRTVESVIRQYLEQVRPMHLSFVEPSKRYADIIVPHGGKNQQALAMFTARVHSLLHPGPQRPRMGEPA, from the coding sequence GTGAGCGGTTTTCGACCCTTTGTAATTGGCGTGGCTGGTGGAACCGGTAGCGGCAAAAGTACCGTGGCTCAGGCGGTAGCGGCGGCAGCCTTGCCCAACCACGTAGCCGTTCTCGAGATGGATCACTACTACAAAGACCAATCTGACCTGCCCTTCGAAGAGCGGACCCGGGTCAACTACGATCACCCCCAAGCCTTCGACCTCGAGCTTTACCTCGAGCATGTGGCCAAGTTGGTGCGTGGCGAAGTGGTAGAAAGGCCCCAGTACTCCTTCGTGGAGTACACCCGGATGCCTCAAACAGTTTGCATCGAACCCGCCCCAGTAGTGGTGCTCGAGGGAGTGCTGGTGCTCTTCGACGAGCGGCTACGCAACTATATGGACTTAAAAGTTTTTGTGGACACCGACCCCGACGTACGGTTCATCCGGCGGCTAGAGCGCGACATCGCCGAGCGGGGCCGCACTGTGGAGAGCGTGATCCGCCAGTATCTCGAGCAGGTGCGGCCCATGCATCTCTCGTTCGTAGAGCCTTCTAAGCGCTACGCCGACATCATCGTGCCCCACGGGGGCAAAAACCAGCAGGCCCTGGCCATGTTCACCGCCCGGGTTCACAGTCTGCTCCATCCCGGCCCGCAGCGACCTCGAATGGGGGAACCCGCGTGA
- a CDS encoding DUF5693 family protein has translation MSPATLLRALIVLALIPSLFALTPRLQAEHPGPVALVIDGNAVEDEARLSGQSFEQTLARYRSQGIGGVAIYEQTVGNLLEQGLLLGQAGGALSLQYPQAGFRLGWSYLSGDAELLRRIAAQWDIPSEFRTAGGRTWLGTPVNVASYPVGYDAELVRRLKAQGYYLVFRPINAARRKLPAPGSGTAIVPPETDAIVFNGTEVLGNPNQLEEAIPLLQGKPIGWIEATPQEGFSRLARELPVLRLFSLKPEWQEKLKPAEVADKFVLAARERGHQILYLRPYPLFEDTQNLLARLKDDLERSHIPIGTPKVRDFTPSPLRLAAWVGVLAGLGLLALGYPAPWGWPLAGVLLLGALGYARGDAGPLLAALVFPVLGFLERRPGMQLWLAAVLYALAGVVFLAALGSDPRAVLGLETFKGVSLTLVVPPLLVALSFLPAAWKPALERLWAHPLRLGEVSLVLFGLALIALAVLRRGNDAAGAIVPEWELQLRAWLQDAMVRPRFKEIFAHALAPVALLIPWPTWIKNGMLMLIAVGIASILNTFSHYHTPLAISLFRVLNGILVGLILGGLGLIVVRRLRKWWLG, from the coding sequence GTGAGCCCAGCCACCCTCTTGCGCGCTTTGATCGTGCTGGCGCTGATCCCCAGCCTTTTCGCGCTGACCCCCCGCCTCCAGGCCGAGCACCCTGGGCCGGTGGCGCTGGTCATCGATGGTAACGCAGTAGAGGACGAGGCCAGACTGAGCGGGCAGAGCTTCGAGCAGACCCTAGCCCGTTACCGGAGCCAAGGAATCGGCGGGGTAGCCATCTATGAGCAAACTGTGGGGAACCTACTCGAGCAGGGCCTTTTGCTGGGGCAAGCCGGGGGAGCCTTGAGCTTGCAGTACCCCCAAGCCGGGTTCCGCCTGGGCTGGTCGTACCTCAGCGGGGACGCCGAGCTGTTGCGCAGGATTGCCGCCCAGTGGGATATCCCCAGCGAATTCCGCACCGCGGGGGGGCGTACCTGGTTGGGCACGCCGGTCAACGTGGCCTCCTATCCGGTCGGTTATGACGCGGAGTTGGTCCGTCGGCTAAAAGCCCAGGGTTACTACTTGGTATTCCGCCCCATCAACGCCGCTCGCCGCAAGCTACCCGCACCCGGTTCGGGAACTGCCATCGTCCCCCCCGAGACCGATGCCATCGTCTTCAACGGCACCGAGGTGCTGGGTAACCCTAATCAGCTCGAGGAGGCTATTCCGCTTTTGCAGGGCAAGCCCATCGGTTGGATCGAGGCTACTCCCCAGGAAGGCTTCTCCCGGCTGGCCCGGGAGTTACCGGTGTTACGGCTTTTTAGCCTAAAGCCGGAGTGGCAGGAGAAGCTCAAGCCCGCCGAGGTGGCGGACAAGTTTGTGCTGGCGGCCCGCGAACGGGGGCACCAGATCCTCTATCTGCGCCCCTATCCCCTCTTTGAGGACACCCAAAACCTATTGGCTCGCCTCAAGGACGACCTCGAGCGCTCCCACATCCCCATCGGCACCCCCAAAGTTCGGGACTTCACCCCCTCGCCGCTACGCCTGGCGGCCTGGGTGGGTGTGCTGGCGGGGCTGGGCTTGCTCGCCCTGGGCTACCCTGCTCCTTGGGGCTGGCCTTTGGCCGGAGTGTTGCTGCTGGGGGCATTGGGGTACGCACGGGGCGATGCCGGACCGCTCCTGGCGGCGTTGGTCTTCCCGGTGCTGGGTTTTTTGGAACGGCGCCCCGGAATGCAGCTTTGGTTGGCCGCGGTGCTGTACGCTTTGGCCGGGGTAGTGTTCTTGGCCGCGCTAGGGAGTGACCCCCGCGCGGTGCTGGGGCTCGAAACCTTCAAAGGGGTCTCGCTTACGCTGGTAGTCCCGCCCCTGTTGGTGGCCCTCTCCTTCCTCCCAGCAGCGTGGAAACCAGCCCTGGAGCGCCTCTGGGCTCACCCCCTACGGCTGGGCGAAGTGAGCCTGGTGCTATTTGGCCTGGCGCTGATCGCCTTGGCGGTGCTTCGCCGAGGCAACGACGCAGCGGGGGCGATCGTACCGGAATGGGAGCTGCAACTGCGGGCCTGGCTGCAAGACGCCATGGTGCGACCCCGCTTCAAGGAGATCTTCGCCCACGCCCTAGCTCCCGTCGCCCTCTTGATCCCCTGGCCGACTTGGATCAAGAACGGAATGCTGATGCTGATCGCGGTGGGCATCGCCTCGATTCTTAATACTTTCTCCCACTACCACACACCTTTAGCGATTTCGTTATTTCGCGTATTGAATGGCATCTTGGTGGGGCTTATCCTGGGTGGACTAGGGCTCATCGTGGTGCGGAGGCTACGCAAATGGTGGTTGGGGTAA
- the csaB gene encoding polysaccharide pyruvyl transferase CsaB produces MVVGVSGYYGFQNAGDEAILEAIVQEVKRRGHEVVALSKDPAATEARYGIRAVPRSNPFALWRAFGRIDLLLSGGGGLLQDKTSPGSLLYYLAVIGLARRRGKPVYVFNQSLGPLSRRGEGWVRRSLRGVKTFFRDESSLEYARKLGLETQLGADPALLLQAPPVERETNLVVLVVRAGLPEANATLKKAGERLLAEGYEVMALGLQPGHDEPALEEFHAFTRELAWDPRRVMYLLAQAGYVLSIRLHGAILAAAAGTPFAGLSYDPKVAGFCRDAGAPFQELPGNARGLVEAVITHRQPNWEAVETMKTRARASFDQVLSPINQPGKVSRR; encoded by the coding sequence ATGGTGGTTGGGGTAAGCGGGTACTACGGGTTCCAAAATGCCGGGGATGAGGCCATCCTCGAGGCCATCGTGCAGGAGGTCAAGCGGCGCGGGCATGAGGTAGTGGCCCTGTCCAAAGACCCCGCCGCCACCGAGGCCCGGTACGGCATCCGAGCCGTGCCGCGCAGCAACCCTTTTGCCCTGTGGAGAGCCTTTGGTCGCATTGACTTGTTGCTCTCGGGCGGGGGCGGTCTGTTGCAGGACAAAACCTCGCCGGGTAGTTTGCTTTACTACCTGGCGGTGATCGGCCTGGCCCGACGAAGGGGTAAACCCGTGTATGTGTTCAACCAGTCGCTGGGGCCGCTCTCGCGGCGGGGCGAGGGCTGGGTACGGCGCAGCCTGCGCGGGGTCAAGACCTTTTTCCGCGACGAAAGCTCCTTGGAATACGCCCGCAAGCTGGGGCTCGAGACCCAACTGGGGGCCGACCCAGCGTTGCTCCTCCAGGCTCCGCCGGTGGAGCGTGAGACCAATCTGGTGGTACTGGTGGTGCGGGCCGGTCTCCCTGAGGCCAACGCCACCCTCAAAAAAGCGGGTGAACGGCTCTTGGCCGAAGGCTATGAGGTGATGGCCCTAGGGTTGCAACCGGGTCACGACGAGCCCGCTCTGGAGGAGTTTCACGCCTTTACCCGTGAGCTGGCCTGGGATCCCCGCCGGGTGATGTACCTCCTAGCGCAAGCTGGGTACGTGCTTTCAATTCGGCTCCACGGGGCTATCCTAGCTGCCGCGGCGGGAACTCCGTTCGCCGGGCTCTCCTATGACCCCAAGGTAGCTGGATTCTGCCGCGATGCGGGGGCTCCTTTCCAGGAACTACCCGGCAACGCGCGGGGGCTAGTCGAAGCGGTGATCACCCACCGCCAACCCAACTGGGAAGCCGTCGAAACCATGAAAACGCGGGCTCGAGCCTCTTTCGACCAGGTGCTCTCGCCCATCAACCAGCCCGGCAAGGTGAGCCGTCGCTAG